A window from Mesorhizobium sp. WSM2240 encodes these proteins:
- the ychF gene encoding redox-regulated ATPase YchF, which produces MGFKCGIVGLPNVGKSTLFNALTRTAAAQAANYPFCTIEPNTGEVAVPDPRLQKLAAAGKSKEIIPTRISFVDIAGLVRGASKGEGLGNQFLANIREVDAIVHVLRCFEDDDITHVEGRIDPVADAETVETELMLADLESLERRIVQFRKRASGKDKEALTVLPMMEQALALLQDGKPTRILLDGIAAEDLAILQGLNLLTSHPVLYVCNVSEADAATGNEHTRAVEKMAAGQGARAVVISAAIEAEVAQLADDEAKEFLADLGLEEPGLDKLIRAGYELLQLITFFTVGPKETRAWTVHKGAKAPQAAGVIHTDFERGFIRAQTIAYNDFVTLGGEVAAKEAGKARDEGKEYVVQDGDVMLFKFNT; this is translated from the coding sequence ATGGGTTTCAAATGTGGCATCGTTGGCTTGCCCAATGTCGGCAAATCGACGCTTTTCAACGCATTGACGCGGACGGCCGCCGCGCAGGCGGCCAATTATCCGTTCTGCACCATTGAGCCCAACACCGGCGAGGTCGCGGTGCCCGATCCCCGCCTGCAGAAGCTCGCTGCCGCCGGCAAATCGAAGGAGATCATCCCGACCCGCATTTCCTTCGTCGACATTGCCGGTCTGGTGCGCGGCGCTTCCAAGGGCGAAGGCCTCGGAAACCAGTTCCTCGCCAACATCCGCGAGGTCGATGCAATCGTGCATGTGCTGCGCTGTTTCGAGGATGACGACATCACCCATGTCGAGGGCAGGATCGATCCTGTCGCCGACGCCGAGACGGTAGAGACCGAACTGATGCTTGCCGACCTCGAAAGCCTTGAGCGCCGCATCGTCCAGTTCCGCAAGCGCGCCAGCGGCAAGGACAAGGAAGCGCTGACCGTGCTGCCGATGATGGAGCAGGCTTTGGCGCTGCTGCAGGACGGCAAGCCCACGCGCATCCTGCTCGACGGGATCGCGGCCGAGGATCTGGCCATCCTGCAAGGCCTCAATCTCCTTACCTCGCACCCGGTCCTCTATGTCTGCAACGTATCCGAGGCGGATGCCGCAACGGGCAACGAGCATACCCGCGCTGTCGAGAAAATGGCAGCCGGCCAGGGCGCGCGCGCCGTCGTCATTTCGGCGGCGATTGAAGCCGAAGTGGCGCAACTCGCCGACGATGAAGCCAAGGAATTCCTGGCCGATCTCGGCCTGGAGGAGCCGGGCTTGGATAAGCTCATCCGCGCCGGCTACGAGTTGCTGCAACTCATCACCTTCTTCACTGTGGGGCCGAAGGAGACGCGCGCCTGGACCGTCCACAAGGGCGCCAAGGCGCCACAGGCGGCCGGAGTCATTCACACCGATTTCGAACGCGGCTTCATCCGCGCGCAGACCATCGCCTATAATGATTTCGTGACGCTCGGCGGCGAAGTGGCGGCGAAGGAAGCCGGCAAGGCGCGCGACGAGGGCAAGGAATATGTCGTGCAGGACGGCGACGTCATGCTGTTCAAGTTTAACACCTGA
- a CDS encoding magnesium transporter CorA family protein has translation MIKAFVVDKDRLRVAGDLLAHKGEVVWADLLNPTKEEEKTIEDWIGIGIPTREEMEEIEISSRLYTEKGAFFMTATLPAHADGDRPVMSPVTFVLSENRLITIRYHEPRAFQTFPMRAEKADTGCTSGETILIALLEAIVDRLADVLERASREVVEISHDIFHPAEKKASKRDRSFQIVLRRIGRKEDLVSKIQDSLLTLQRLSGFLGQATVQRGSDKDLRGRVKTLSRDVESLSDHATFLSQKITFLLDATLGMINIEQNAIIKIVSVAAVVFLPPTLVASVYGMNFDVMPELKWLLGYPFALALMVVSAVLPFWYFKRRGWL, from the coding sequence ATGATCAAGGCGTTCGTCGTGGACAAGGACCGGCTGCGCGTCGCCGGCGATCTTCTCGCCCACAAGGGAGAGGTCGTCTGGGCGGACCTCCTTAATCCTACGAAGGAGGAAGAAAAGACGATCGAGGACTGGATCGGCATCGGCATCCCCACGCGCGAGGAGATGGAAGAAATCGAAATCTCGTCGCGCCTTTACACGGAAAAGGGCGCGTTCTTCATGACCGCGACACTGCCCGCCCATGCCGACGGCGACCGCCCCGTAATGTCGCCGGTAACGTTTGTGCTCTCCGAAAACCGGCTGATCACCATCCGTTATCACGAGCCGCGGGCCTTCCAGACCTTTCCGATGCGCGCCGAAAAGGCCGACACCGGCTGCACCAGCGGCGAAACGATCCTGATCGCCTTGCTGGAGGCGATAGTGGACCGCCTCGCAGATGTACTCGAGCGCGCCAGCCGAGAGGTCGTCGAGATCTCGCACGACATTTTCCATCCCGCCGAAAAGAAAGCGTCGAAGCGCGACCGCAGCTTTCAGATCGTTTTGCGCCGGATCGGACGCAAGGAAGACCTCGTGTCCAAGATCCAGGATAGCCTGCTGACGCTGCAGCGCCTGTCCGGTTTCCTCGGGCAGGCGACGGTGCAGCGAGGGAGCGACAAAGATTTGCGCGGCAGGGTGAAGACGCTGTCGCGAGACGTGGAATCGCTTTCGGACCACGCCACGTTCCTATCGCAGAAGATCACGTTCCTCCTCGATGCGACGCTCGGAATGATCAATATCGAGCAGAACGCCATCATCAAGATCGTCTCCGTCGCCGCGGTCGTGTTCCTGCCGCCAACACTGGTCGCTTCGGTCTACGGCATGAATTTCGACGTCATGCCCGAATTGAAATGGTTGCTGGGCTATCCTTTCGCGCTGGCGCTCATGGTCGTGTCGGCGGTTCTTCCCTTCTGGTACTTCAAGCGCCGCGGCTGGCTTTAA
- a CDS encoding MaoC family dehydratase, producing the protein MTAKKWAYEDFREGVAVDLGSKLVTAEEIIAFAGEFDAQPMHLDEEAGKASILGGLSASGWHTCAIFMRMMCDAFLLDSTSQGAPGIEYVRWKKPILAGDTLTGRSTVLARRVSKSRPSLGFVTCRHELFNQRGEQVFELENTGMFLKREAAA; encoded by the coding sequence ATGACAGCCAAGAAATGGGCCTATGAGGATTTCCGTGAGGGCGTCGCCGTCGACCTTGGCTCAAAACTCGTGACCGCCGAAGAGATCATCGCATTCGCGGGCGAGTTCGACGCCCAACCCATGCATCTCGACGAGGAGGCTGGAAAAGCAAGTATCCTCGGCGGTCTGTCGGCCTCGGGCTGGCACACATGCGCGATATTCATGCGCATGATGTGCGATGCCTTTCTGCTCGATTCGACGTCACAGGGCGCGCCGGGCATCGAATACGTCCGTTGGAAAAAGCCCATTCTTGCCGGCGACACGCTTACCGGCCGCAGCACTGTCCTCGCCAGGCGTGTTTCGAAATCGCGTCCCAGCCTGGGCTTCGTCACCTGCCGCCACGAGCTCTTCAACCAGAGGGGCGAGCAGGTGTTCGAACTCGAAAACACCGGAATGTTCCTGAAACGCGAGGCCGCCGCATGA
- a CDS encoding MaoC family dehydratase — protein sequence MTLDEFFGIGVTTTLGSHKFEAEAIKAFARKYDPQPFHVDEIAAKNSVFGGLCASGWHTAATWMKYNLATRMETEGRRWEGPGPLPVFGPSPGFKNLKWLKPVYAGETVSFTRTGVSHRPITSRPGWRLLTIRADAFDSTGDKVLEFESAVLVQVG from the coding sequence ATGACGCTCGACGAATTTTTCGGCATCGGCGTGACCACCACGCTCGGCTCGCACAAATTCGAGGCGGAAGCCATCAAGGCGTTCGCCAGGAAATACGATCCGCAGCCGTTCCATGTCGACGAGATCGCTGCGAAGAACAGCGTCTTCGGAGGCCTTTGCGCATCCGGCTGGCATACCGCCGCGACCTGGATGAAATACAATCTGGCCACGCGGATGGAGACGGAAGGCAGGCGGTGGGAAGGTCCTGGGCCGCTGCCGGTATTCGGCCCCTCACCCGGCTTCAAGAACCTGAAATGGCTCAAGCCGGTCTATGCCGGCGAGACCGTCAGCTTCACTCGCACAGGCGTTAGCCACCGTCCCATCACTTCGCGTCCGGGCTGGCGGCTCCTGACCATCCGCGCCGACGCGTTCGATTCAACCGGCGACAAGGTGCTGGAGTTCGAAAGCGCCGTTCTGGTACAGGTGGGCTGA
- a CDS encoding adenine phosphoribosyltransferase, giving the protein MKSSLEDTLLSAIRTIPDYPKPGIMFRDITTLLGNARAFRRAIDELVHPYAGTKIDKVAGIEARGFILGGAIAHQLSSGFIPIRKKGKLPHETVRVAYSLEYGLDEMEMHKDAVVAGEKVILVDDLIATGGTADGAVRLLRQMGADIVAACFIIDLPELGGRRKLEALDVPVRTLIAYEGH; this is encoded by the coding sequence ATGAAATCCTCACTCGAAGACACGCTCCTCTCGGCGATCCGCACCATTCCGGATTATCCGAAACCGGGGATCATGTTTCGCGACATCACGACACTCCTTGGCAATGCGCGAGCGTTCCGCCGCGCCATCGATGAGCTGGTGCATCCCTATGCCGGAACCAAGATCGACAAGGTCGCCGGCATCGAGGCGCGTGGGTTCATCCTCGGCGGCGCCATCGCGCACCAACTCTCTTCGGGCTTCATCCCGATCCGCAAGAAGGGAAAGCTGCCGCACGAGACCGTCCGCGTCGCCTACAGCCTGGAATACGGGCTGGACGAGATGGAAATGCACAAGGACGCTGTGGTGGCTGGCGAAAAGGTGATCCTCGTCGACGACCTGATCGCCACCGGCGGCACGGCAGACGGCGCCGTCAGGCTGCTGCGCCAGATGGGCGCGGACATCGTTGCAGCCTGCTTCATTATCGACCTACCGGAACTTGGCGGGCGCAGGAAGCTGGAGGCGCTGGATGTACCTGTCAGGACACTGATCGCGTACGAAGGCCACTGA
- a CDS encoding cytochrome c1, with protein MKKILNGLAVAGFVLAGALGAATAQEEHSETEPTHFPIHKPEEQSWSFAGPFGTYNKAQLQRGLKVYKEVCSACHSMELVAFRTLEGLGYSEAQVKAFAAEYEVTDGPNADGEMFTRPALPSDYFPSPFPNQEAAAAANSGAAPPDFSLIAKARGVERGFPLFVFDIFTQYAEGGPDYIHALLTGYEEEAPAGMEIAEGTYYNPYFIAGKSLAMAPPLSDGQVTYDDGSPETVDQYARDVAAFLMWAAEPHLEARKQTGFSVMAFMILFTGLVYLTKRKVWAGVAH; from the coding sequence ATGAAAAAGATTCTCAACGGTCTTGCCGTGGCGGGCTTCGTGCTTGCCGGCGCGCTGGGCGCAGCCACCGCGCAGGAGGAGCACAGCGAGACCGAGCCCACCCACTTCCCGATCCATAAGCCGGAGGAGCAGAGCTGGTCGTTTGCAGGGCCTTTCGGCACCTACAACAAGGCTCAGCTGCAGCGCGGCCTGAAGGTCTACAAGGAAGTCTGTTCGGCCTGCCACTCGATGGAGCTGGTGGCGTTCCGCACCCTCGAAGGGCTCGGCTACTCGGAGGCCCAGGTGAAGGCGTTCGCCGCCGAGTACGAGGTGACCGACGGGCCGAATGCGGATGGCGAGATGTTCACGAGGCCCGCGCTGCCTTCGGACTATTTCCCTTCGCCCTTCCCCAACCAGGAAGCTGCGGCCGCCGCCAACAGCGGCGCTGCCCCGCCCGATTTCTCGCTGATCGCAAAGGCGCGCGGTGTCGAGCGCGGCTTTCCGCTGTTCGTGTTCGACATCTTTACGCAGTATGCCGAGGGCGGTCCCGACTATATCCACGCGCTGCTGACCGGCTATGAAGAAGAAGCGCCGGCCGGCATGGAGATTGCGGAGGGCACTTACTACAACCCATATTTCATCGCCGGCAAGTCGCTGGCAATGGCTCCGCCGCTGTCGGACGGTCAAGTAACCTATGATGACGGTTCGCCCGAAACGGTGGACCAGTATGCCCGCGACGTCGCCGCATTCCTGATGTGGGCTGCGGAGCCGCATCTCGAGGCGCGCAAGCAGACCGGCTTCAGCGTCATGGCCTTCATGATCCTGTTCACCGGATTGGTGTATCTGACGAAGCGCAAGGTCTGGGCCGGCGTGGCGCACTGA
- a CDS encoding cytochrome b N-terminal domain-containing protein produces MSGGHSTYTPKTGLGRWVDARMPLPRLVYDSFVSYPVPRNLNYAYTFGGILAIMLVAQILTGVVLAMHYTAETTLAFPSVEKIMRDVNSGWLLRYMHSNGASFFFIAVYIHIFRGLYYGSYKAPRELLWILGCIIYLLMMATGFMGYVLPWGQMSFWGATVITGFFTAIPLVGDWIQQLLLGGFAVDNPTLNRFFALHYLLPFMIAGVVVLHVWALHVTGQTNPTGIEVKSKTDTLPFTPYATMKDAFGMLVFLLVFAYFLFYIPNYLGHPDNYIVADPLKTPAHIVPEWYYLPFYAILRAITFSIGPIDSKLGGVLAMFGAIAVLFFVPWLDTSKVRSAVYRPWYKLFFWLFVANALFLGWLGSRPAEGAYVVMSQVSTLYYFGFFLFIMPALGFIETPRRLPNSITEAVLHKNKMGGAGHLAHATASPETKG; encoded by the coding sequence ATGAGCGGTGGACACTCGACATACACGCCGAAAACGGGCCTTGGCCGCTGGGTCGATGCACGCATGCCTTTGCCGCGCCTGGTGTACGATTCGTTCGTCTCCTATCCGGTGCCGCGCAATCTGAACTACGCCTACACGTTCGGCGGCATCCTGGCGATCATGCTGGTGGCGCAGATACTCACGGGCGTCGTGCTGGCCATGCACTACACCGCCGAAACCACGCTCGCCTTCCCGTCGGTCGAAAAGATCATGCGTGACGTGAATTCGGGCTGGCTTCTGCGCTACATGCATTCCAACGGAGCATCGTTCTTCTTCATTGCGGTCTACATCCATATTTTCCGTGGCCTCTATTACGGCTCTTACAAGGCGCCGCGCGAACTGCTCTGGATTCTCGGCTGCATCATCTACCTGCTGATGATGGCGACAGGCTTCATGGGCTATGTGCTGCCTTGGGGCCAGATGAGCTTCTGGGGCGCGACCGTCATCACCGGCTTCTTCACGGCGATCCCGCTGGTCGGGGACTGGATCCAGCAATTGCTGCTCGGCGGCTTCGCGGTCGATAATCCGACGCTCAACCGCTTCTTTGCGCTGCATTACCTGCTGCCGTTCATGATCGCCGGCGTTGTCGTCCTGCATGTCTGGGCGCTGCATGTCACCGGACAAACCAACCCGACCGGCATCGAGGTCAAGTCCAAGACCGACACGCTGCCCTTCACGCCCTATGCGACCATGAAGGACGCGTTCGGCATGCTGGTCTTCCTGCTCGTGTTCGCGTACTTCCTCTTCTACATCCCCAACTATCTGGGCCATCCCGACAATTACATCGTCGCCGATCCGCTGAAGACGCCGGCCCATATCGTGCCCGAATGGTACTATCTGCCCTTCTACGCGATCCTGCGCGCCATCACTTTCAGCATCGGGCCGATCGATTCGAAGCTCGGCGGCGTGCTTGCAATGTTCGGCGCCATCGCGGTGCTGTTCTTCGTGCCCTGGCTCGACACGTCGAAAGTGCGCTCGGCGGTCTACCGCCCCTGGTACAAGCTGTTCTTCTGGCTCTTCGTAGCGAACGCACTGTTCCTGGGCTGGCTCGGCTCGCGTCCGGCGGAAGGCGCCTATGTGGTGATGTCGCAGGTTTCGACGCTATATTATTTCGGCTTCTTCCTCTTCATCATGCCGGCTCTTGGTTTCATCGAGACGCCGCGGCGCCTGCCAAATTCGATCACCGAAGCCGTGCTCCACAAGAACAAGATGGGTGGCGCCGGGCATCTGGCCCACGCAACCGCGTCGCCGGAAACCAAAGGCTAG
- the petA gene encoding ubiquinol-cytochrome c reductase iron-sulfur subunit, translating to MAGVVGVGAVAWPFIDQMRPDASTLALATIEVDISSLQPGMSLTAKWRGRPVFIRNRTPQEIEAAKAVKLDELKDPIARNANIPGDAPATDLDRSAGEGKENWIVMVGVCTHLGCVPLGQAGDFGGWFCPCHGSHYDTAGRVRKGPAPENLAIPTYQFVSDTTIRIG from the coding sequence ATGGCCGGAGTGGTCGGCGTGGGCGCCGTTGCATGGCCCTTCATCGACCAGATGCGCCCGGACGCTTCGACGCTGGCGCTCGCCACCATCGAGGTCGACATCAGTTCGCTGCAGCCTGGCATGTCGCTGACCGCCAAGTGGCGCGGACGGCCGGTCTTCATCCGCAACCGCACGCCGCAAGAGATCGAGGCCGCCAAAGCGGTGAAACTCGACGAGTTGAAAGATCCGATCGCGCGCAATGCCAATATTCCGGGCGACGCGCCGGCTACGGACCTCGACCGCTCCGCCGGCGAAGGCAAGGAAAACTGGATCGTCATGGTTGGCGTGTGCACCCATCTCGGCTGCGTGCCGCTCGGCCAGGCGGGCGACTTCGGCGGCTGGTTCTGCCCCTGCCACGGTTCGCACTACGATACGGCCGGACGCGTCCGCAAAGGTCCGGCGCCGGAAAACCTGGCCATTCCGACATATCAGTTCGTTTCCGACACCACGATCCGGATCGGCTGA
- a CDS encoding cupin domain-containing protein yields the protein MAYVVDREAWAESDRWHGEMQGVPYGAGISIVFNDFDKIGGGPRLHKHPYPETFIIRSGRALFTVGESEIEASAGQILVVPADTPHKFRNLGPEALVTIDVHASEKFITEWLE from the coding sequence ATGGCGTATGTTGTCGATAGAGAAGCCTGGGCTGAAAGCGACCGCTGGCACGGAGAAATGCAGGGCGTGCCTTACGGCGCCGGCATTTCGATTGTGTTCAACGATTTCGACAAGATCGGCGGCGGACCGAGGCTGCACAAGCACCCTTATCCCGAAACCTTCATCATCCGGTCGGGTCGGGCGCTCTTTACTGTCGGCGAAAGCGAGATCGAAGCGAGCGCCGGCCAGATTCTCGTCGTTCCGGCCGATACGCCGCACAAATTCCGCAATCTCGGACCTGAAGCGCTCGTTACGATCGATGTCCACGCTTCGGAAAAGTTCATAACCGAATGGCTGGAATGA
- a CDS encoding DUF6665 family protein gives MSVHMPKKFGVSIMAETSLSAVDQEILAEKATSLGNAGRKVENCLEKLRSHHGDSETRMALVKRTADAVYAYFVQRELCGFRRHDDIIRDYGIPREVLVRLGAR, from the coding sequence ATGTCGGTCCATATGCCCAAGAAATTCGGCGTTTCCATCATGGCTGAGACCAGCCTCAGCGCGGTCGACCAGGAGATATTGGCCGAAAAGGCGACCTCCCTCGGCAATGCCGGCCGCAAGGTCGAGAACTGCTTGGAAAAGCTCCGTTCGCACCATGGCGACAGTGAAACGCGTATGGCGCTGGTCAAGCGCACGGCCGATGCCGTCTATGCGTATTTCGTACAGCGCGAGCTCTGCGGTTTCCGCCGTCACGACGACATCATCCGCGACTACGGAATACCGCGGGAAGTGCTGGTCAGGCTGGGCGCAAGGTAG